One segment of Geomonas ferrireducens DNA contains the following:
- the ppdK gene encoding pyruvate, phosphate dikinase, whose protein sequence is MGTQYVYFFGAGKADGNAKMKELLGGKGANLAEMTAIGLPVPAGFTITTEVCTEYYKNNQQYPAPLAAEVEANLARVEALMGKKFGDAKNPLLVSVRSGARASMPGMMDTILNLGLNDTTVQGIIAQSGDERFAYDAYRRFVQMYSDVVMGMHKDELEHLLERKKDARGVHLDTELAAADWKELVSEFKAKIKATLGVDFPEDPKEQLWGAIGAVFGSWMNQRAITYRKLNNIPAEWGTAVNVQSMVFGNMGDDCATGVAFTRDPSTGENYFYGEYLVNAQGEDVVAGIRTPQPINRAKYKPGDLPSMEEVLPECYQQLVQIRDILERHYKDMQDIEFTIEKGILYMLQCRSGKRTAKAAIKIAVDMVAEGLIDEKTAVLRVAPSQLDQLLHPSLDPKAEKKVIAKGLPASPGAAAGEVVFTADEAESAAKLGHKVILVRVETSPEDIHGMHAAQGILTARGGMTSHAAVVARGMGKCCVAGCGDIKVDYHAGQFVAKDGTVIKKGDVITLDGSTGEVMKGSVPMVAAGVGGDFATVMAWVDKFRRMKVRANADTPHDAKTARDFGAEGIGLCRTEHMFFEADRIAAVREMILSADLEGRKKALAKILPMQKGDFKGLFREMKGLPVTIRLLDPPLHEFLPQEDKDIDALSATMGVSAQTLKHKVEFLHEFNPMLGHRGCRLGVTFPEIYDMQVQAIMEAACELVKDEGFQIVPEIMIPLVAVTKELSIMRANAVAVCEDVQKRYGVKVDYLIGTMIELPRAAITADSIATEADFFSFGTNDLTQTTFGLSRDDAGKFLPFYVENGILEDDPFVTLDQNGVGALVRMGCEKGRLTRPKIKLGICGEHGGDPASVIFCDSVGLDYVSCSPFRVPIARLAAAHATLNAQAAAPAAKGAAAGKGSDAQQQPVAGA, encoded by the coding sequence ATGGGAACGCAGTACGTTTACTTCTTCGGCGCGGGCAAGGCTGACGGCAACGCCAAAATGAAAGAGCTCCTGGGGGGCAAGGGGGCGAACCTGGCCGAGATGACCGCAATCGGTCTCCCCGTCCCGGCGGGCTTCACCATCACCACGGAGGTCTGCACCGAGTACTACAAGAACAACCAGCAGTACCCGGCCCCGCTCGCCGCCGAGGTCGAGGCGAACCTCGCTCGTGTGGAAGCTCTCATGGGCAAGAAGTTCGGTGACGCCAAGAACCCGCTCCTCGTCTCGGTCCGCTCCGGCGCCCGCGCTTCCATGCCGGGGATGATGGACACCATCCTGAACCTGGGGTTGAACGACACCACGGTGCAGGGGATCATCGCCCAGTCCGGCGACGAGCGTTTCGCCTATGACGCCTACCGCCGTTTCGTGCAGATGTACTCCGACGTCGTCATGGGGATGCACAAGGACGAGCTTGAGCACCTTCTCGAGCGCAAGAAGGATGCGCGCGGCGTGCACCTCGACACCGAGCTTGCCGCGGCCGACTGGAAGGAGCTCGTCTCCGAGTTCAAGGCAAAGATCAAGGCGACCCTTGGTGTGGACTTCCCCGAGGACCCGAAGGAGCAGCTCTGGGGCGCCATCGGCGCCGTGTTCGGCTCCTGGATGAACCAGCGCGCCATCACCTACCGGAAACTGAACAACATCCCCGCCGAGTGGGGGACCGCGGTCAACGTGCAGTCCATGGTCTTCGGCAACATGGGGGATGACTGCGCAACTGGCGTCGCCTTCACCCGCGACCCCTCCACCGGTGAGAACTACTTCTACGGCGAGTATCTGGTGAATGCGCAGGGCGAGGATGTCGTTGCCGGCATCCGCACCCCGCAGCCGATCAACCGCGCCAAGTACAAGCCGGGCGACCTCCCCTCCATGGAGGAGGTGCTCCCCGAGTGCTACCAGCAGCTCGTGCAGATCCGCGACATCCTGGAGCGTCACTACAAGGACATGCAGGACATCGAGTTCACCATCGAGAAGGGGATCCTCTACATGCTGCAGTGCAGAAGCGGCAAGAGGACGGCGAAGGCCGCCATCAAGATCGCGGTGGACATGGTGGCAGAGGGGCTCATCGACGAGAAGACCGCCGTGCTGCGCGTGGCCCCCTCCCAGCTCGACCAGCTCCTGCACCCCTCCCTCGACCCCAAAGCCGAGAAGAAGGTGATCGCCAAGGGGCTCCCGGCCTCCCCGGGTGCTGCCGCCGGTGAGGTGGTCTTCACCGCCGACGAGGCGGAGAGCGCGGCGAAGCTCGGTCACAAGGTGATCCTGGTGCGCGTCGAGACCTCCCCCGAGGACATCCACGGCATGCACGCGGCGCAGGGTATCCTCACCGCCCGCGGCGGCATGACCTCGCACGCGGCGGTGGTCGCCCGCGGCATGGGCAAGTGCTGCGTCGCCGGCTGCGGCGACATCAAGGTCGACTACCACGCCGGCCAGTTCGTCGCGAAGGACGGCACCGTCATCAAGAAGGGTGACGTGATCACCCTGGACGGCTCCACCGGCGAGGTGATGAAGGGTTCGGTTCCCATGGTCGCGGCCGGGGTCGGGGGCGACTTCGCCACGGTCATGGCCTGGGTGGACAAGTTCCGCAGGATGAAGGTGCGCGCGAACGCCGACACCCCGCACGACGCGAAGACCGCACGCGACTTCGGCGCCGAAGGTATCGGCCTTTGCCGTACCGAGCATATGTTCTTCGAGGCGGACCGCATCGCCGCGGTGCGCGAGATGATCCTTTCCGCCGACCTCGAGGGGAGGAAGAAGGCGCTCGCCAAGATCCTCCCGATGCAGAAGGGTGACTTCAAGGGGCTTTTCCGCGAGATGAAGGGGCTCCCGGTCACCATCCGCCTCCTCGACCCGCCGCTGCACGAGTTTCTCCCCCAGGAGGACAAGGACATCGACGCGCTCTCCGCTACCATGGGCGTGTCGGCGCAGACCCTGAAGCACAAGGTCGAGTTCCTGCACGAGTTCAACCCGATGCTCGGCCACCGCGGCTGCCGCCTCGGGGTCACCTTCCCCGAGATCTACGACATGCAGGTGCAGGCGATCATGGAGGCGGCCTGCGAGCTGGTGAAGGACGAAGGGTTCCAGATCGTACCCGAGATCATGATCCCGCTCGTCGCGGTGACGAAGGAACTCTCCATCATGCGCGCCAACGCGGTTGCCGTCTGCGAGGACGTGCAGAAGCGCTACGGCGTCAAGGTCGACTACCTGATCGGGACCATGATCGAGCTGCCGCGCGCCGCCATCACCGCGGACAGCATCGCAACCGAGGCTGACTTCTTCTCCTTCGGTACCAACGACCTGACCCAGACCACCTTCGGCCTTTCCCGCGACGACGCCGGCAAGTTCCTCCCCTTCTACGTGGAGAACGGCATCCTCGAGGACGACCCGTTCGTCACCCTCGACCAAAACGGCGTAGGCGCGCTGGTGCGCATGGGTTGCGAGAAGGGACGCTTGACGCGCCCTAAAATCAAGCTCGGCATCTGCGGCGAACATGGCGGCGACCCCGCCTCGGTCATCTTCTGCGACTCGGTCGGGCTCGACTACGTCTCCTGCTCGCCGTTCCGGGTGCCCATCGCGCGCCTGGCCGCTGCCCACGCCACGCTGAACGCGCAGGCGGCCGCTCCCGCTGCCAAGGGTGCCGCAGCGGGAAAGGGGAGTGACGCCCAGCAGCAGCCCGTGGCAGGAGCCTAG
- the glyQ gene encoding glycine--tRNA ligase subunit alpha, protein MTFQDLILSLQGYWAGQGCVIQQPYDTEKGAGTFNPATFLRVLGPEPWKVAYVEPSRRPTDGRYGENPNRLQHYYQFQVIMKPSPMNILDLYLDSLRAFGIDPNKHDIRFVEDDWESPTLGAWGLGWEVWLDGMEITQFTYFQQAGGIDLKPVSSEITYGCERIAMYLQGVDNVYDLEWVKGVKYGDIHHESEVEFSTYNFEEADVDMLLSLFKMYEKECIRLVDKGLVLPAYDYVMKCSHTFNLLDARGAISVTERASYIGKVRNVARLCAEGYLQMRERLGFPLLKGGR, encoded by the coding sequence TTGACATTTCAGGATCTGATCCTCTCCCTGCAGGGGTATTGGGCAGGGCAGGGGTGCGTAATCCAGCAACCCTATGATACCGAGAAGGGGGCGGGCACCTTCAACCCCGCTACCTTCCTGCGCGTGCTCGGACCCGAACCGTGGAAGGTGGCTTACGTGGAGCCCTCCAGGCGTCCCACCGACGGGCGCTACGGCGAGAACCCGAACCGCCTGCAGCACTACTACCAATTCCAGGTGATCATGAAGCCCTCCCCCATGAATATCCTGGACCTCTACCTCGACTCCCTGCGCGCCTTCGGCATCGACCCGAACAAGCACGACATCCGCTTCGTCGAGGACGACTGGGAATCGCCGACCCTGGGTGCCTGGGGCCTTGGCTGGGAGGTCTGGCTGGACGGCATGGAGATTACCCAGTTCACCTACTTCCAGCAGGCAGGCGGCATCGACCTGAAACCGGTCTCCTCCGAGATCACCTACGGCTGCGAGAGGATCGCCATGTACCTGCAGGGGGTGGACAACGTCTACGACCTCGAGTGGGTCAAGGGGGTCAAGTACGGCGACATCCACCACGAAAGCGAGGTGGAGTTCTCCACCTACAACTTCGAAGAGGCCGACGTCGACATGCTCCTCTCCCTGTTCAAGATGTACGAGAAGGAGTGCATCCGCCTGGTCGATAAGGGGCTCGTGCTACCGGCCTACGACTACGTCATGAAGTGTTCCCACACCTTCAACCTCCTGGACGCCCGCGGCGCCATCTCGGTCACCGAGCGCGCCTCCTACATCGGCAAGGTGAGGAACGTCGCGCGTCTTTGCGCCGAAGGTTACCTGCAGATGCGCGAGCGGCTCGGCTTCCCGCTCCTTAAAGGAGGTCGCTAA
- a CDS encoding YaaR family protein, with the protein MRINEKSDSRSIAKKEKGTPAKGVAAPGAPLFAGRLAAVTKANSDYSGELQRLKEEIDRAGDILEQEPTIANFKAFRELLGTMARKVSAEAYRMELLGGGVTGRSHEVISVIDKEADLLYHLVMREQKDHIRIVAQIVKIKGLVVDFLL; encoded by the coding sequence ATGCGTATCAACGAAAAATCCGACTCCCGCTCCATAGCAAAGAAGGAAAAAGGGACCCCCGCGAAGGGGGTGGCGGCCCCGGGCGCCCCCCTGTTTGCCGGTCGGCTCGCCGCGGTCACCAAGGCGAACTCCGACTACTCCGGCGAGTTGCAGCGCCTGAAGGAGGAGATCGACCGGGCCGGGGACATCCTCGAGCAGGAGCCGACCATCGCCAACTTCAAGGCGTTTCGCGAGCTCCTTGGCACCATGGCGCGCAAGGTTTCCGCCGAGGCGTACCGGATGGAACTTCTGGGGGGCGGGGTGACCGGGCGCAGCCACGAGGTGATCAGCGTGATCGACAAGGAGGCCGACCTCCTCTACCACCTGGTCATGCGCGAGCAGAAGGACCACATCCGCATCGTCGCCCAGATCGTGAAGATAAAGGGGCTCGTCGTCGACTTCCTCCTCTAG
- the glyS gene encoding glycine--tRNA ligase subunit beta, with translation MAKDLFLEIGCEEVPAGFVPKAMADMEALMKRELETARIEYGEIVTLGTPRRLVLAVKGMAERQPDAELTAMGPAKSAAYDADGNPTKAAQGFARGQGMDVADLKVVMTAKGEYLAAVKSEVGRDTAELLPEMLPRMIGAIPFKKSMRWADFDVRFARPIHWIVALFDGVVVPFSFGNIESGSASRGHRFMANTTFPVRDLASYLEECERHFVIPDPEKRKAIIRQEIERVARQAKGNVLADEALLEQVAFLVEYPSAVHGTFSPDFLVVPREVLITSMREHQRYFSLVDDQGKLLPGFITINNTLTEDPSVVVKGNERVLRARLSDARFFFDEDHKVKLESRVESLKSVVYQAKLGTSYEKMERFRELAKGLAGRHNPAVADKAARAATLCKADLVSGMVGEFPEVQGIMGREYALHDGEDAAVANAIAEHYLPTQAGGELPASDIGAFVSLADKVDTICGCFSVGLIPTGSADPYALRRSALGIINIILEKQYREPLSGLIRASLDLLAAKATRPVEDVYRDVLEFFRGRFVNLMADRYPSDVVEAVVSVSFDDLVEAAAKIEALAGFRKREDFSALAVAFKRVCNIVKEGVDTPVDAALFQEDAEGGLFQAQQAVKGKVEAAVERADYLSALTEIATLKPAVDLFFDKVMVMAEDERVRQNRLALLTSIARLFGRLADFARLSA, from the coding sequence ATGGCAAAGGATCTGTTCCTCGAGATAGGATGCGAGGAGGTTCCCGCCGGCTTCGTCCCCAAGGCGATGGCCGACATGGAAGCCCTCATGAAACGCGAGCTGGAAACGGCCCGCATCGAGTACGGCGAGATCGTGACGCTTGGTACCCCGCGCCGCCTGGTGCTCGCGGTGAAGGGGATGGCCGAGCGCCAGCCCGACGCCGAGCTGACCGCGATGGGGCCGGCGAAAAGCGCCGCCTACGACGCCGACGGCAACCCGACCAAGGCGGCCCAGGGCTTCGCCCGAGGACAGGGTATGGACGTCGCCGACCTCAAGGTGGTCATGACAGCTAAGGGTGAGTACCTCGCCGCGGTGAAAAGCGAGGTGGGGCGCGACACCGCCGAGCTCCTCCCCGAGATGCTCCCGCGCATGATCGGCGCCATCCCGTTCAAGAAATCGATGCGCTGGGCCGATTTCGACGTCCGCTTCGCCCGTCCGATCCACTGGATCGTGGCGCTCTTCGACGGCGTCGTCGTTCCCTTCTCCTTCGGCAACATCGAAAGCGGCAGCGCCTCGCGCGGGCACCGCTTCATGGCCAACACCACCTTCCCGGTGCGCGACCTCGCGAGCTACCTCGAGGAGTGCGAGCGCCACTTCGTGATCCCGGACCCCGAGAAGAGAAAGGCGATCATCCGCCAGGAGATCGAGCGCGTGGCGCGCCAGGCGAAGGGGAACGTCCTCGCCGACGAGGCGCTCCTCGAGCAGGTCGCCTTCCTGGTCGAGTACCCCTCCGCGGTGCACGGCACCTTCTCGCCGGACTTCCTCGTCGTGCCGCGCGAGGTGCTCATCACCTCGATGCGCGAGCACCAGCGCTACTTCTCGCTGGTCGACGACCAGGGGAAACTCCTGCCCGGCTTCATCACCATCAACAACACCCTCACCGAGGATCCCTCCGTGGTGGTCAAAGGGAACGAGCGCGTGCTTCGCGCCCGTCTTTCCGACGCCCGCTTCTTCTTCGACGAGGACCACAAGGTTAAACTCGAGTCCCGCGTGGAGTCGCTCAAAAGCGTCGTGTACCAGGCGAAGCTCGGCACCTCCTACGAGAAGATGGAGCGTTTCCGCGAGCTGGCCAAGGGGCTCGCTGGACGTCACAACCCCGCCGTTGCCGACAAGGCAGCCCGCGCCGCCACGCTTTGCAAGGCGGACCTCGTCTCCGGCATGGTCGGTGAGTTTCCCGAGGTGCAGGGGATCATGGGGCGCGAGTACGCCCTGCATGACGGCGAGGACGCGGCGGTAGCCAACGCCATCGCCGAGCACTATCTCCCGACCCAGGCCGGAGGCGAGCTTCCCGCCTCAGACATCGGCGCCTTCGTTTCGCTCGCCGACAAGGTCGACACCATCTGCGGCTGTTTCAGCGTCGGTCTCATCCCGACCGGCTCCGCCGACCCCTACGCGCTGCGCCGCTCCGCGCTCGGGATCATCAACATCATCCTGGAGAAGCAGTACCGCGAGCCGCTCTCCGGCCTGATCCGTGCTTCCCTGGACCTCCTCGCCGCGAAGGCGACCCGCCCGGTCGAGGACGTCTACCGCGACGTGCTGGAGTTCTTCCGCGGCCGTTTCGTGAACCTCATGGCGGACCGCTACCCCTCCGATGTGGTGGAGGCGGTGGTCTCGGTCTCCTTCGACGACCTGGTCGAGGCGGCCGCCAAGATCGAGGCCCTTGCGGGCTTCAGAAAGCGCGAGGACTTCAGCGCGCTCGCCGTCGCCTTCAAGCGCGTCTGCAACATCGTGAAGGAGGGGGTGGACACCCCGGTGGACGCAGCACTCTTCCAGGAGGATGCCGAAGGCGGTCTCTTCCAGGCGCAGCAGGCGGTGAAAGGGAAGGTGGAGGCCGCCGTGGAGCGCGCCGACTACCTCTCCGCCCTCACCGAGATCGCCACCTTGAAACCCGCCGTGGACCTCTTCTTCGACAAGGTGATGGTCATGGCCGAGGACGAGCGGGTGCGGCAAAACCGCCTGGCCCTGCTCACCTCGATCGCAAGGCTCTTCGGTCGCCTCGCCGACTTCGCGAGGTTATCGGCATGA
- the merA gene encoding mercury(II) reductase, which yields MRDSDTIVIVGSGSTAFAAALRAKEHGVKSIMIEQSILGGTCINWGCIPSKTLIHCALFRHEAQLGERLGLGVHRDGVEYQILDGHKFAVVQRLREEKYLDVLQRLPELSLVKGKAVFTAPGTIQVGDQVIESDRILIATGGHPRVPKIPGLEKTPYLTSKSALLLKSLPESLTIVGGGVIALELGQMFLRLGVPVTILEHGSRVLPAVEAEPALALQKALENEGMQVVVGAAVCSTARDGDGVRVEVLVDGEPREFRSQQLLIAVGTAPATEGIGLEQAGVELDARGFIKVDREMRTTAPGVWAAGDVTGGMQIATVGAREGIAAVENMLQAGCHCALDYESLPMAIFTDPEVAMVGHGEESAKKAGFDVECQTIPASAIPKAHVTGSLDGAVKIVADRATDRILGVHLCLHRGADIINEAALAIRCRMTVAELADTLHVYPSMGEGLRLCAQAFKRDLSQLSCCAE from the coding sequence GTGAGAGACAGCGATACCATCGTCATAGTCGGCTCGGGTTCCACCGCGTTCGCCGCGGCGCTCAGGGCGAAGGAGCACGGGGTCAAATCGATCATGATCGAGCAGAGCATCCTCGGGGGTACCTGCATAAATTGGGGGTGCATCCCCTCGAAGACCCTGATCCACTGCGCCCTGTTCCGGCACGAGGCGCAGCTTGGCGAGCGGCTCGGCCTCGGCGTGCACCGGGACGGCGTGGAGTACCAGATCCTCGACGGACACAAGTTCGCCGTGGTGCAAAGGCTTCGGGAAGAGAAGTACCTCGACGTTTTGCAGCGGCTGCCCGAGCTCTCCCTGGTGAAGGGAAAGGCCGTTTTCACCGCCCCGGGAACCATCCAGGTGGGAGACCAGGTCATCGAAAGCGACCGCATCCTCATCGCCACCGGGGGGCACCCGCGCGTCCCGAAGATCCCCGGCCTCGAGAAGACCCCGTATCTCACCAGCAAGAGTGCCCTGTTGCTGAAATCGCTCCCGGAGAGCCTCACCATCGTCGGAGGCGGCGTGATCGCCCTGGAGCTTGGGCAGATGTTCCTGCGCCTGGGCGTTCCGGTCACCATCCTGGAGCACGGCTCCCGGGTCCTGCCGGCCGTCGAGGCAGAGCCTGCGCTTGCCCTGCAAAAGGCCCTTGAGAACGAGGGGATGCAGGTGGTGGTCGGTGCCGCGGTCTGCTCGACGGCAAGGGACGGCGACGGGGTGAGGGTGGAGGTGCTCGTCGACGGGGAGCCGCGCGAGTTCCGCTCGCAGCAGCTCTTGATCGCGGTCGGGACCGCCCCCGCCACCGAGGGGATCGGCTTGGAGCAGGCTGGGGTGGAACTGGACGCGCGCGGCTTCATCAAGGTGGACCGCGAGATGCGCACCACCGCCCCAGGCGTCTGGGCCGCCGGCGACGTGACCGGCGGGATGCAGATCGCCACGGTCGGGGCCCGCGAGGGGATCGCCGCCGTCGAAAACATGCTGCAGGCCGGCTGCCACTGCGCCCTCGACTACGAAAGCCTCCCGATGGCCATCTTCACCGACCCGGAAGTCGCCATGGTCGGTCACGGCGAGGAGTCCGCGAAAAAGGCGGGCTTCGACGTCGAATGCCAGACCATCCCCGCCTCGGCAATCCCCAAGGCCCACGTCACCGGTTCGCTCGACGGCGCCGTCAAGATCGTCGCCGACCGCGCGACCGACCGCATCCTAGGCGTCCACCTCTGCCTGCACCGCGGCGCCGACATCATCAACGAGGCTGCGCTCGCCATACGCTGCCGCATGACCGTCGCCGAGCTCGCCGACACCCTGCACGTCTACCCTTCGATGGGGGAAGGTTTGCGCCTCTGCGCCCAGGCCTTCAAGAGGGACTTGAGCCAGCTCTCCTGCTGCGCCGAATGA
- a CDS encoding fumarylacetoacetate hydrolase family protein has product MKSVQVKGSAEPVRIGKILCIGRNYADHIKELGNETPERPVIFTKPASSVIGEGEEIVIPPYSGDCHHEAELALLIGKKGKEIAAADALSHVAGYGVAIDLTLRDVQAELKKKGLPWDIAKGFDTACPLSSFVPAGAVSDPQALRITLTVNGEKRQDGGTDLMIHRIPELLCYLSSVFTLEPGDLVLTGTPAGVGPVKSGDRVVAEIGGVGRIEVSVR; this is encoded by the coding sequence ATGAAAAGCGTACAAGTGAAGGGAAGCGCGGAGCCGGTCAGGATCGGCAAGATCCTCTGCATCGGGCGCAACTATGCGGATCACATAAAGGAGCTGGGGAACGAGACGCCGGAGCGCCCGGTCATCTTCACCAAGCCCGCCTCCAGCGTCATCGGCGAGGGTGAGGAGATCGTCATCCCCCCCTACTCCGGCGACTGCCACCACGAGGCGGAGTTGGCGCTCCTCATCGGGAAAAAGGGGAAGGAGATCGCGGCCGCTGACGCGCTCTCACACGTCGCGGGTTACGGCGTCGCCATCGACCTGACGCTCAGGGACGTGCAGGCGGAGCTCAAGAAGAAGGGGCTTCCCTGGGACATCGCCAAAGGGTTCGACACCGCCTGCCCCCTCTCCTCCTTCGTCCCGGCCGGGGCAGTATCCGATCCGCAGGCCCTGCGCATCACCCTCACCGTGAACGGCGAGAAGCGCCAGGACGGCGGCACCGACCTGATGATCCACCGCATCCCGGAGCTTCTTTGCTACCTCTCCTCGGTCTTCACCCTGGAGCCGGGGGACCTCGTGCTTACCGGCACGCCGGCCGGTGTCGGCCCGGTGAAAAGCGGGGACCGCGTGGTCGCCGAAATCGGCGGCGTGGGGCGGATCGAGGTCTCGGTCCGCTGA
- a CDS encoding HD-GYP domain-containing protein, which yields MAAEILFVDDNKLILQASVDLFKSKGIDLLTAGNAEEALELFRHHEIAVVVSDNQMPGMSGLDFLTELRHVSPDTVKVLISSYVDLATALAAINNSEVYRYLLKPWKEQEILDVVQEGLRRFRTVRSMRREDEAVLRSLAQTIELKDPSTKGHCDRVAVYALLIADAMGLSKETQRQIKYGSWLHDCGKIGVSEVILNGSGSLNAAEFATMKMHTDWGADLADKARLSEAARNIIRHHHEKYDGTGYPLGLAGEAIPLEARIVSVADVYDALTMDRSYRKRYPLAKAREMVAAMSGEALDPAVVEVFLTVVPEGSLPTSEDLQGEIPLLTRKGVSLSLKSAHA from the coding sequence ATGGCGGCTGAAATTCTGTTCGTGGACGACAACAAATTGATCCTGCAGGCATCCGTAGATCTCTTCAAGTCGAAGGGTATCGACCTCCTCACCGCCGGCAACGCGGAGGAGGCGCTGGAGCTGTTCCGGCACCACGAGATCGCGGTGGTGGTATCGGACAACCAAATGCCCGGGATGTCGGGGCTCGATTTTCTCACCGAGCTGCGCCACGTCTCACCGGATACCGTGAAGGTGCTCATCTCCTCCTACGTCGACCTCGCCACCGCCCTCGCCGCCATCAACAACTCCGAGGTGTACCGCTACCTTTTAAAGCCCTGGAAGGAGCAGGAGATCCTGGACGTGGTGCAGGAGGGACTCAGGCGCTTCCGCACCGTGCGCTCCATGCGGCGCGAGGACGAGGCAGTGCTCCGTTCCCTCGCCCAGACCATCGAGCTCAAGGACCCGAGCACCAAGGGGCACTGCGACCGGGTCGCCGTGTACGCCCTCTTAATCGCCGATGCCATGGGACTTTCCAAGGAGACCCAGCGACAGATCAAATACGGCAGCTGGCTGCACGACTGCGGCAAGATCGGCGTCTCCGAGGTGATCCTGAACGGCAGCGGCAGCCTGAACGCCGCCGAGTTCGCCACCATGAAGATGCACACCGACTGGGGCGCCGACCTGGCTGACAAGGCGAGGCTCTCCGAGGCAGCCCGCAACATCATCCGCCACCACCACGAGAAATACGACGGCACCGGCTACCCCCTGGGGCTCGCCGGCGAGGCGATTCCGCTCGAGGCGCGCATCGTCTCGGTCGCCGACGTCTACGACGCCCTCACCATGGACCGTTCCTACCGCAAGCGCTACCCCCTCGCCAAGGCGCGCGAGATGGTAGCCGCCATGAGCGGCGAGGCGCTCGATCCGGCGGTCGTGGAGGTCTTCCTCACCGTGGTGCCGGAAGGCTCCCTTCCCACCTCCGAGGATCTGCAGGGGGAGATCCCGCTTCTCACCAGAAAGGGCGTCTCTTTAAGCCTCAAGAGCGCCCACGCCTAA
- a CDS encoding TIGR01212 family radical SAM protein (This family includes YhcC from E. coli K-12, an uncharacterized radical SAM protein.) has product MTTSELIHSDLRINSYGSYLRRRFSCRVSKVNVDGGFTCPNRDGSRGTGGCIYCDNSSFSPKETVAVIPIEEQMAAGMAYHRERLGSEKFIVYFQKFTNTYAPVERLADLYRRALDHPDVLGISVGTRPDSLAPGAIDLLTEIARDRYVCVELGLQSMDDGILARINRGHTLAEYLNAVERLSGRGMEICTHLIHGFPGETREGFLKTARLIAGLPVTSVKLHQLHAVENTRLAQMYRDGSWQPIGVDEYIAAACDFLEELPARVSVQRLYGSAPLSIRVAPNWNLKNNEMWYAVLNELKRRGSWQGCRLDRAVRAA; this is encoded by the coding sequence ATGACCACGAGCGAACTGATCCATAGCGACCTGCGCATAAACTCCTACGGCTCTTACCTTAGACGCCGCTTCTCCTGCCGCGTCAGCAAGGTGAACGTGGACGGCGGTTTCACCTGCCCCAACCGGGACGGCAGCCGGGGCACCGGCGGGTGCATCTACTGTGACAACAGCTCCTTCTCGCCGAAGGAGACGGTCGCGGTGATCCCGATCGAGGAGCAGATGGCTGCGGGGATGGCGTACCATAGAGAGCGCCTCGGGAGCGAGAAGTTCATCGTCTACTTCCAGAAGTTCACCAACACCTACGCGCCGGTGGAGCGGCTGGCCGACCTTTACCGGCGCGCCCTCGACCACCCTGACGTGCTCGGCATCTCGGTGGGGACGCGGCCGGACTCGCTGGCGCCGGGGGCGATCGACCTTTTGACCGAGATCGCGCGGGACCGCTACGTCTGCGTCGAACTGGGGCTTCAGTCGATGGACGACGGCATCCTCGCGCGCATCAACCGGGGGCACACCCTGGCCGAGTACTTAAACGCGGTGGAGCGCCTCTCCGGCCGCGGCATGGAGATCTGCACGCACCTGATCCACGGCTTTCCCGGGGAGACCCGGGAGGGGTTCCTTAAGACGGCGCGGCTCATCGCCGGGCTCCCGGTCACCTCGGTGAAGCTGCACCAGCTCCATGCCGTCGAGAACACGCGGCTTGCCCAGATGTACCGCGACGGGAGCTGGCAGCCGATCGGCGTCGACGAGTACATCGCCGCCGCCTGCGACTTCCTGGAGGAGCTCCCCGCGCGGGTCTCGGTGCAGCGCCTCTACGGCTCGGCACCGCTTTCCATCCGGGTGGCGCCGAACTGGAACCTCAAGAACAACGAGATGTGGTATGCCGTGCTGAACGAGCTCAAGCGGCGGGGTAGCTGGCAGGGATGCCGGCTCGACCGTGCGGTCCGTGCGGCCTAG
- a CDS encoding cold-shock protein, with the protein MAKGVVKWFNDAKGFGFIEQENGGDVFVHFSSIQGDGFKSLAEGDSVTFDVVQGAKGPQAANVVRN; encoded by the coding sequence ATGGCAAAAGGTGTAGTGAAGTGGTTCAACGACGCGAAGGGGTTTGGGTTCATCGAGCAGGAAAACGGGGGGGACGTGTTCGTGCATTTCTCGTCCATCCAGGGGGACGGCTTCAAGTCCCTCGCCGAAGGTGACTCGGTGACCTTCGACGTGGTCCAGGGCGCCAAAGGGCCCCAGGCCGCCAACGTGGTCAGGAACTAG